From a single Okeanomitos corallinicola TIOX110 genomic region:
- a CDS encoding DUF4327 family protein has protein sequence MSVNTVPSINYYSLDVIQDEARQLVQRGIVSRQQPIYTLCQYIPAREWVCVECELEKCDFLLRDRIGDLIGREEWDND, from the coding sequence ATGAGTGTGAATACGGTGCCTTCTATCAATTATTACTCTCTAGACGTAATCCAAGACGAAGCACGCCAACTTGTGCAAAGGGGGATAGTGAGCCGTCAACAGCCAATATATACACTTTGTCAATATATCCCAGCCAGAGAGTGGGTTTGCGTGGAATGTGAATTGGAGAAATGTGACTTTCTATTGCGCGATCGCATTGGGGATTTAATTGGCCGAGAAGAATGGGATAACGACTAA